The Verrucomicrobiaceae bacterium DNA window AGTGGAGTGTAGGCCGCGAAGGTCTGCTAGCCAATAAGGCCAGCTCATGCCAAAGAGCACCAGCCACATCAGCACCCAGGATGTTGTCTGTGAAAGCCCGCACGCTCCTGCACAGAGCACCCACAGCGGCCAGGGTAGCCAGCTCAGGGTGCCGAAGTGGGGGACGGAGTTTTTCGCCCGGGTCGGTATGAGCCCCAGTATCAGCAGTATGGCGGCGAGGAGCCATCCACTGGCACTCACTCCCGCAGCGGCGGCGAGTGCATCGCCCGCACGGATGCTCTGGGCCATCCAGCCACCCCAGCCCATGAAATGCAGCACATCTTCGATGATGATGAGCCAAGCAGGGGCCTGCATGCACAGGGCGAGCACACGTGTGCGCAGTGGGAGGCGGGTGGTCATGCATACGGCACCCAGTAGCGGCACGGTCAGCATGAGCGCGGGAGCTAGATATTTCCAGAGCAGCCGTCCTAGCCAGATGGAGCTATCAGGATCACCACGCGGGAGCTCCAGTGGCATGAGGGTCTCGATAGGAAGCCCGCGCTGCACGATCCATGCATTCACTAGCCCCCATGTCAGTGCTGTGATGGGAAATAGCGCTAGCACGGCGCCGCCAGCTTCGAGAAAAAGCCGTCCTCGCTGACCAAAGGCTAGTTGCAGGCAAAAACCCGTGCTGGTGGCCAAAGCGAGTGCTACGAGCAAAATCACTCCGCTGTGCATGCAGCGAGCAAAGAGGCCATCTACGGTCCACAGTCCCCACGCCGCTGCCCACACCTCTGAGGCACCTTTTCCCGCAGTGATGGCCATCACTACGGCTACCAGCAGACTACCGCCCACGATGAGCGGCGGCAACCAGCGCGGCGGTGGTGGTGTGAGCTCAGAAATCATGGATCACGCACTCTGTTTTCTCCCCACATAGACAAACGCGGGCGGCACATTCCCCCATACGATCTCAGTCATATGCACATCTGGCAGCAGACTCTCCAGCAACTCACGAAAATGACGACCCGCAGGCAATTGATGAAAGCCGTAGTAAGCGAAGGTGACAAACAAGCCGTTCGGAGCGAGGTGCGGCAGCACATTGCCCAGGATGGCACGTTGTAGTCCCTCTGGGAAAGCCGCCCAGGGCAGACCACTGATGACGGCATCGAAGCCGCCTGCGAACTCCGCCGCACCTAGATCGAACTCCTGCGCCCCAGCGTGCTCGAAGCGCATGGCCGGAAACCGTGTGCGGAGCTGCTGCACAAAGGCTTCATTCACCTCCAGCCCCAGATAACGTGCATCGGCAGACATGAACTCCGAGATGGCCTGGGTGAAAGCTCCCGTGCCGGGTCCTAGCTCCAAGATTTTCCGTGCATCGCGGATGGCACAGCTTTTCATCATCAGATCTGCCAGGTTCTGGCTGGATGGAGCCACCGCGCCCACGGTCTTCCAGTTGCGGCAGGATTCGCGGAGAAAGGAGCGTGCGGACATGAGTGGCGAGAGCGGGAAGGGGGGGGGAAACAGAATACGACAGAGTGCGTCATCCTGACACCACGCGGGATGTTATCAATGCCCAAGGCGTGGCTTCATCCTCTGATCGGCCAGAGGCCGGCTCTTCGCTCGGCAGCGGCCATTTCGAGCACGCGGAGGGTTCCCTGCACATTCAGGTCGATGTCCAGTGGCGCATCCGCGCCCACCCAGCAGCGGCCCGTTTGCCGCCAGCTCGTGATGTGCGCATGCAGCGTGGCCAGATCACGCGGATCGTCCAGCACATGGCCATTGAGTCCAGGAGTGATCAGCTCACTGGCTCCATTTTGCACCGAGGTGATGACCGGGATGCCAGAGGCGAGTGCTTCACTGACCACATTCGAGCAGGGCTCATAAATAGGCAGAAAAACGAGCAAATCTGCCGCTGCATACGCCTGCTCCACCTCACGCAATGGGCCAGGGAGGATGACATTCGGTGGCTTCATCCCGCGCACGCGGTCGCGTGTGATGGCGAGCAGCTTCAGCGTGGGATCGGCCTTTTGAGTGGCCATGTATTGCAGCAGCCACGGTAGCCCTTTGCGCTCCCATCCGCTGCCGACAAAGGCGAGCACGAAATCCTGCTCTGCTAGTCCGAAGCGCCGCCGCGCCGCCGCACGATCCACCTTTTGAAATCGCCGCATCTCCACGCCATTGCGCACCAGATGCACCCGATCTGCCGGGAAAGCTGGAAAGTGCCGCGCGATCTCGCCACGCACCATCTCCGAATTCACGATGACGCGGCCCGTGTTCGCTGGATCAAAGACACGCTCCTCCAGCAGCATCATACGCTGATGGAACTGCCCACGTCCGATGAAGGGCCGCCGCCACCACGGTGCAAACTGCCGCCGCCGCTCCAGCCACACACGGTGCAGTCCATCCCCGGCACGATACACGTCCTGCCGCAGCGTGCGCTCTAGGCTGAGCACGCAATCATAGTCCTCTGCCCGCACCGCATCCTGCACCGCCAGCGCAAAGCGTGCCGCTCGCTCCGCACGCGGTCCAGCGCTGGCGATCGCATGAAACTCCACTCCTTCAGCCTGACCTTCCCATTGCTCGGCAAAGAGATGCACCTCATTGCCATCCGCCACCAGACCTGCCAGCAAACGCTGCAAATACAGCTCTGCTCCGCCTGTGGCGGAAAAACTGCGGCGAATGAGTGCGAGGCGCATGGGAGTAAGAGGGAGGCTTCCGGTGACTACGATCTTGAAGTGAAAGGCAGCGCTCCTTGCAACTCCAAACACCGAAAAGCAATCCCATAGCACCGCTCTCAGTGAGCACTGGAGCGTAAGACCGGCTCACGCAGCTCTGCGCCGCCAGCGGGCAAGTGGACTCGCACATGGATGATGCGGCCGGTCGCGGGGATCGTGATCTCATGCGTCTGCCAATCGTCCTTAGCGGTGATCTGAAATGGGATTCGATTCGCCGGTAGGAAGTCCTTTTCACCATCCATGCGCCAAATCACGCTCGCTGGGCCTGCCGCCGCAGTCTTGAGCACGATTTTCGCCGCCACGGGACCGCGGAGCTTGAGGCCAGAGCGGGTGATGAAGGTGCCTTTGGCTGCCTTTTCAGCCGTCAGCGTCCAGATGCCGTCTTTCTCAGTCAGCGTGCCATTGCGTGCGATCCAGTGGATGGTTTTTCACCTTTGCGTGGCGCTTCGCTGCTCGCAGCGATGGTTTTGCCTTCGAGGTAATGATCGAAGTAGTCATTCCACACCGGAGCCATCGGGTCGAGAGCCATGCCCGGTGGATTGAGCCCATCGGCCCATGTTTTCAGCCGTGTGCGGAGCCGCGTAGCGATCTCAGGATGTTTTGCCGCGAGGTTGTGCTTCTCCTCGCGGTCTGTGCTGAGGTCATAGAGGTACTCGCGCTCACCACCGCGCAGGAGTTTCCAGTTTCCCTCCCTCACCGCGCTCTGGGCCATCCAGCGCCAGTAGAGGGCATCATGCGGTGGCGCTTTGTTCTCGCCGGTGAGATGCGGCAGCAGATTCACCCCATCCAGACCGCTCCGCTCACGGATCGCCGCAGCTTCACAAACTGTCGCCGCAAAATCGAGAGCACTGATCGGGTGCTCATAAACCTGCCCGCCTGGGATTTTACCCGGCCACGCGATCAGAAACGGCGTGGACATACCACCCTCTGCCAGCATGCCTTTTTCACCATTGAGCGGCGTGTTCAGGCTGCCGTCCCAGCCCCCTGCATCTCCCTGCAGCGGCGAATCGACGCGGTGGATCTTCAGCGGAGCACCATTGTCACCGATGAAGAAAATGAGCGTCTTCTCCGTGAGGCCGTGTTTCGCCAGAGTCTGAGTGATTAGCCCCACACCATCGTCGATGGCTGAGAGCATCGCCAGCGCAGCCCGCCGCCGATTCGGCATCTCACCGGGAAAGCGCTCCATGTAGCTCGCTGGAGCATCCAGCGGCGTATGCGGTGCTCGGTAGGCCACATACAAAAAGAACGGCTGGTCTTTGTAGCGCTCGATGACCGCTGCGGCGGCCTGGGAGCAACCATCCAGATGGTAAGCCGTCGGGGCCAGATCACTCATCGGACGATCTCTGCCATCCAGCGTGATATTTGCCGAAAAAGGCCGCTGCGCATTCTGCGAGAACACATGCCTGAACCCATGCTTCGTGATCGAATCCGTAGGGCCGAGATGCCATTTGCCAAACTGCGCCGTGACGTAGCCCGCATTTTGCAACCGCGTGGCGATGGTCGTCTCCTTATTGAAGCCATCCAGAGAGGAGCCGTTGTTATCCAAATCGAACCTGCCCTGAAACCGCCCTGTCATCACTCCGCCGCGTGACGGCACACACTGCGGAGCCGTGCTGTAACCATGCGTCGCCACTACGCCACTGCGTGCCAGCGCATCCAGATGGGGCGTCTGAATATCCTTCATCACACCGTAGATACCCAGATCGCTATGACCGTGATCATCCGAGTAGAAAAGGATGACATTCGGCTTCTCTGCCGCCGAGAGCGAAAAACATAGGAAGAGAGAAAAAAACGCCGCCGAGATGAAATGCATAGCGCCGGGGGAAACGAGCCGTGCAGACCTGCATTTCGTCAAAGAGCACCGCTGGGCTCAAAAAAGGGTCTTTACCGGCTCGGGGCAGTTGTTTTAGCATCTGCACCGCTATGACCGCAAAAACAGCCTCCACCACCCCGTCGAAGCCCAACGCCGAATACGCCATCTACAAACCCAATGGCCGTGGAAACGGCGGAGTGATCCGTTTTGAGTTCAATCGCAGCAAAGGAGCCGTTTTCGTCGATGCCGCCACGCAGAGCGGCGAGAAGCAGTTCGACTGGGAACAGAAAATCACCATGAAATGGGGCCTCAGCGACCTCGGCAGCGTCCTAGCCACCCTACAAGGCCGCCAAGAGCAGGCGAAGCTCTTTCACCAGTCCGAAAAAGCCAACAGCGCCTTCGAGCTCACCTTCCGCGACGATCCGCAGAAAGCCCCATTTTTCATGAGCATGTCACGCCAGGAGTCTGCCTCCAAAAGCCTGAAAAAAGTCACCATCCCCGTCACCCACTCCGAAGCCGCCATACTCGAAACCGCCCTCCGCGCCGCCATCACGCGGCTCATCGGCTGGTGAATGGTTGCCACTGGCTGGTCTGCGTCCTCGTTTACGAGATGAAAGGTGCTTCAGCGGAGTTGGGCGAAGAAAGATGGTCCACCACTCATCCATGACAGTTGTGAGGCCTCTAACTAACCTTTTACTCCTGCTCCCCGCGAACGCATCAAGGTGCCGGCGAAACCTTTAGCCGCATGAACATTCTTGCGTTGCCTGCCACAGGAACACTGAAGATGTGTTGTGGTGGGACTCCCGTATCGGTTACTGGCTGCCAGCTTGAAGGTGACAAGGATGTGCTCCATTCAGCACCATAGGTGATGCCGTTAACTTGTGCCGGATGGTTGAAACTTACACCGAAATTGCCGCTACTTAGGGCAGGTTGGGGGAGCTGCCCGGCTGTATTTTGAGTCGGGTTCAATCCGAAGGAGTACTCCAACAGATTTGGTATGCCATCGTGATCAAAGTCTGCATCATCTGCGCCGGGGCCGCTGTTTGCGGAACTGGCGAAGTATGCCTGCCGCCAGTTGGCGATCGGTAACAACATGATGCCGCTGAGGTTGATGGAATAAGGATTCTCGTTTCCGTCATTGTTTGAAATGGTGAGCTGCGCTGCTTTTTGGCCGCTGCTATTGGGTGTGAAGTCCACGGTTACAGTGGCGGAGTCACCTGCCACGATCAGGGCTGGCGGCTGCGTCCCGATACTAAACAGTGCAGCATCGGCGCCACTCAAAACCACTCTGGGCGTTCCGGTTAGAAGCAGATCATCGGTGCCGTTGTTTTTGATGACCAAAGAGATACTTAAAGTGGTGCTTTCTGCCACGCCGCCAAAATCAAGGATGCCACCGCTGGCGAGCTCAATCAATGGCGCTTGGAAAAGTGCAATTTCGGGTTCGGCATTCTCTGCCCCGACGATCGAGTTGGCCGCAGACACGACCCCAGACCACGGCAGCGGCGGCAATTGAACCGGTGTTGCTGCGCCAGCCCCGTAGCACCAATTTGGACTTAGCAGGTGGATGGCCGACGGACTGCCTTGTAGCGCAAGGCCACCGCTTCCAATTTGATCATTCGAGTGTGAACCCACTATGGAATTCGTCGCAGAAACGACGCCTCCAAATGGAGCGAAATACCCAGGGAAGCCGCCCATCGTTACTGCTCCCGCATTCGTAGCCGTTCGATGGTCCCACATTGGGCTATGAACCAAAAAACCTTCCAAACCTCCATCACTAATAAGAGTAACCCCACCACTGCCCACTTGATCATTGGCCGAGGAGCCTACCAGCGAGTTCGTGGCAGAAACGACGCCTCCAAATGGGCCGAAGTAGCCGGGATTTCCGCCCATCGTCACCGCCCCCGCATCCGTAGCGGTTCCATTGTCCCATTGAGGACTACGTACCACAAAGCCCGCTGAAGCCCCGCTGCCAAACAAGGTAATGCCACCACTGCCCACTTGATCATTGGCCGAGGAGCCTACCAGCGAGTTCGTGGCAGAAACGACGCCTCCAAATGGGCCGAAGTAGCCGGGATTTCCGCCCATCGTCACCGCTCCCGCATCCGTGGCGGTTCCATTGTCCCATTGAGGGCTTCGTACTACAAAGCCCGCTGAAGCCCCGCTGCCAAACAAGGTAATGCCACCACTGCCCACTTGATCATTGGCCGTGCTGCCATTCAGCGTACCGAGCAGAGCTCCTGTCCCCCCTTCGTGGTAAAACACAGCCCCGACATCAGCTATGGTCGTGGGACCGGGTAAGTCATAACTGGGGTCAACAACGAGGTAATCTCCACTCTCCAAATAAATAGTCTCAGTCGCCTCCAAGCGTATTGCGTCCATGCAGATTGAGAGCAGGGCCAAGAAAGGCATAAACCCTTTCAAAGACGGAAGGCTCGTGATCGAATACTTTGGTGGCACTGCATACATGAGGAAATCCTAAGAGTTTCCGCTTTTTCTGTCGAGAAAAAAGCAATCAGGAGGTCACGATAAGGTGAGAGCAGAGTGGGAGGTCGTGATTAAGGAAAAAGCGAGGCAGATGCACGCGGAGTGTGAGGAAGGCGAATTAGCGTGTTAGTGAGGGTATAATCCGCTGACCGGGTTGTTTTGGTCGCCGGGTAAGGTTAGACCGTTTCTAGTGAAGTCTGTCCGATTCCC harbors:
- a CDS encoding methyltransferase domain-containing protein — encoded protein: MSARSFLRESCRNWKTVGAVAPSSQNLADLMMKSCAIRDARKILELGPGTGAFTQAISEFMSADARYLGLEVNEAFVQQLRTRFPAMRFEHAGAQEFDLGAAEFAGGFDAVISGLPWAAFPEGLQRAILGNVLPHLAPNGLFVTFAYYGFHQLPAGRHFRELLESLLPDVHMTEIVWGNVPPAFVYVGRKQSA
- a CDS encoding glycosyltransferase family 4 protein, with the translated sequence MRLALIRRSFSATGGAELYLQRLLAGLVADGNEVHLFAEQWEGQAEGVEFHAIASAGPRAERAARFALAVQDAVRAEDYDCVLSLERTLRQDVYRAGDGLHRVWLERRRQFAPWWRRPFIGRGQFHQRMMLLEERVFDPANTGRVIVNSEMVRGEIARHFPAFPADRVHLVRNGVEMRRFQKVDRAAARRRFGLAEQDFVLAFVGSGWERKGLPWLLQYMATQKADPTLKLLAITRDRVRGMKPPNVILPGPLREVEQAYAAADLLVFLPIYEPCSNVVSEALASGIPVITSVQNGASELITPGLNGHVLDDPRDLATLHAHITSWRQTGRCWVGADAPLDIDLNVQGTLRVLEMAAAERRAGLWPIRG
- a CDS encoding choice-of-anchor D domain-containing protein, producing MYAVPPKYSITSLPSLKGFMPFLALLSICMDAIRLEATETIYLESGDYLVVDPSYDLPGPTTIADVGAVFYHEGGTGALLGTLNGSTANDQVGSGGITLFGSGASAGFVVRSPQWDNGTATDAGAVTMGGNPGYFGPFGGVVSATNSLVGSSANDQVGSGGITLFGSGASAGFVVRSPQWDNGTATDAGAVTMGGNPGYFGPFGGVVSATNSLVGSSANDQVGSGGVTLISDGGLEGFLVHSPMWDHRTATNAGAVTMGGFPGYFAPFGGVVSATNSIVGSHSNDQIGSGGLALQGSPSAIHLLSPNWCYGAGAATPVQLPPLPWSGVVSAANSIVGAENAEPEIALFQAPLIELASGGILDFGGVAESTTLSISLVIKNNGTDDLLLTGTPRVVLSGADAALFSIGTQPPALIVAGDSATVTVDFTPNSSGQKAAQLTISNNDGNENPYSINLSGIMLLPIANWRQAYFASSANSGPGADDADFDHDGIPNLLEYSFGLNPTQNTAGQLPQPALSSGNFGVSFNHPAQVNGITYGAEWSTSLSPSSWQPVTDTGVPPQHIFSVPVAGNARMFMRLKVSPAP